The sequence CGCCAGCCGCGCCGGACACGACAACCGTATCACCGGGCTGGGGCCGGCCGTGCTTCAGCAGGCCAAAATAGGCGGTCATGCCGGTCGTGCCGAGCGCACCCAGGTTGGCCGCAAGAAGATCGTCATCGGGAATCTTGTGCAATTCGCCGCCGGGCACATGCGCATAATCCTGCCAGCGCAGCATTCCCATCACCTTGTCGCCAGCCGAATAGCCGGGATGACGTGATTCGATGACGGTGCCGATACCGGATCCGCGCATAACCTCGCCGATCTCTGTCGGCGCAACATAGCCGCCGATATTCTCCATCCAGCCTTTTTGCGCCGGATCGAATCCCAATATCTCGTTTTTCACCAGCACATGGCCTTCGGCGCATTCCGGAACCTCGGTGACGACCTTTTTGAAATCATCGTCCACCAGCCCGCGCCCCTTGGGACGTCCGTTGATCAACCATTGCCTGTTGTCGGTCATTTTTTCTCTCCATTGGAAGACTTGAAATCTTGTTAGACGGATTTCTTCGCTCAACCGAACTGCCAGCTTTGATAGCTGATCGATTAAAACGGCGGTCACGCGCCGTTGGCGGAAATATTTTCCGCGCATGACCGGCGCTTTTCCCCCATAGTACCGGACAGAGATCGTCCGGTCCGGAGCTCGCCTGTTCGCGGCTCACTCCCTATAACAATAGTGGCGGGTCGGGCCGCTCGCGCTATGAAGTTTTTAAGGAAAGCGTCCCCTCCAGAGGGCCGCATTACAAAGGAGCAAAGCCTTGGCCAATAGTGACATGGCGGACAAAGACGTCCTCATCGATATTTTCACCCGCGCCGACCTGATCATGCAGTCGGATATCAAATTCCGTCAGATGATCGGAGCGGGTCAACTGCAAATCGTCTATTATCCTGTGCGCGGACAGGAAGTTGTCTCGTCGGCAATGATGGCCGCGGTGAACAAGGAAGATTATCTGGTTACGATCTATCGCGGCCTGCACGACCAGCTCGCCAAGGGCATCCCTTCCAAGGATCTCTGGGCCGAATTTGCCGGCAAGATGGCCGGAACCTGCAAGGGCAAGGGCGGACCGATGCATATCACCCATCCCGAAACCGGAGTGATGGTGACCACCGGTATCGTCGGGTCCGGCATTCCCATTGCCAACGGCCTCGCGCTAGCCAGCCAGCTGGACAAGGACGGCAAGGTCACGGTCTGCTGCTTCGGTGATGGCGCGACCAATATCGGTGCCTTTCACGAAGGGCTGAACATGGCGCAGATCTGGAAACTGCCCGTCATTTTCCTGTGCCAGAACAATCTCTATTCCGAACATACACCGATGGCATTTGCGACCAGTTCGGATTCGATCAAGCAGCGCGGCGAAGGCCTGGGCATGCGTTCTGTCCAGGTGAACGGCAATGATGCCAGCGCCATGTATGCTGCTGCGAAAGAAGCCGTCGAATATGCGCGGGCAGGCCATGGACCGACCCTAATCGAGGCGATGACCTTCCGTTTCCACGGCCATCTGCTCGGCGACACCAGCCATTATATTCCGAAAGAGGAAATGGAGCAGGCGAAGAAGGACGATCCGATGCCGATCCTGCGCCAGCAATTGCTCGACCTGCAGATCAGCGAAGCCGATATTGCAGCGATTGAGGCGAAAAATGCCGCAATCATCGAAGAAGCGTCACAATTTGCGCTGGATACACCTTATCCTCCGGGCGACGAATATCGCATCGATGTCCTCGACGTGGAGATTGCAGCATGAGCGAGAAACCAAAAGACATCATGTTCGCCCAGGCCTGCAACATGGCCATGGCCAAAGCGATGGAAGATGATCCCAAAGTCATATTGATGGGCGAAGACATCGCCGACGAGCAAGGCGGCGGCGTGTTCAAGGTCACCCTCGGCCTGTCCGAGCGATTCGGCACCGACCGCGTCCGTTCCACCCCGATTTCCGAACAGGCCATTGTCGGCGCTGCAGTGGGCTCCGCGATGGTCGGCTACAAGCCGGTTGCGGAAATCATGCTGATGAACTTCATCACCGTTGCCATGGACCAGATCGTCAACCACGCGGCCAAGCTGCGGTTCATGTCGGGCGGGCAGACGACCGTCCCGCTGACCATCCGCACCACCACCGGTGCCGGTACCGGTCTTGGTGGCCAGCATAGCGATATGCTCGAAGCGTGGCTTGCGCACGTGCCCGGACTGAAAGTCGTCGCTGCCTCCAATCCGGCTGACGCTTATGGTCTGCTCTACTCCTCGATCATGGATCCCAATCCGGTGATCTTCATCGAGAATACGCCAGGCTATTTCGTCAAGGGCCCTGCCCCCGCACCGGACCACGTGGTACCGCTCGGCAAGGCATCGGTTCCTCGCGAAGGCACGGACATCACGCTGATCGGCTATGGCAGCAGCATCAGCCGCTGCCACGCCGCCGCAGAGAAGCTGGCGGACGACGGCATCTCGTGCGAGATTGTCGACCTCCGCACGATCGCGCCATTTGACGAAGAAACCGTGCTGGAAAGCGTCGCCAAGACCAAGGCAGCGGTCGTCGTTCATGAAGCGGTCCGGAATTTCGGTGTGGGTGCCGAAATATCCTCGCGCATTCATGAAGAACTTTTCTCCGAACTGAAGGCACCCGTGGGCCGCGTCGGCTCCGGCTATGCACCAGTTCCTTTCTCTCCCGCGATCGAAAAGGCCTGGATGTTCAGCCAGGACGATATCGAACGCGAAGTGCACAAAATCTTAGGGTAAAATATAATGGCTACTGAAATTAGAATACCGAAACTGGGCTTCAGCATGGAATCCGGGATCCTCGCAGAATGGCTGGTCGAGGACGGAGCCGACGTCACGGCGGGTCAGGAAATCTACGCCCTGGAAAACGAAAAATCGACCCAGGAAGTCGAATCCCCTGCCAGCGGAAAGCTGAAGATTATCATCCAAGCCGACGGCGAGGAATATCCGGTTGGCGAACTGATCGGAACGATCGAATAGCAAAGGCCACAAGTCTCTACCCATCCTATCACTATCGTTAGGAATGTTTGGTTGACTACAAAACCAAACGACGCGACACACTGCGAATAATTATAAGCGTCGCAAGGAGTAGTGTTGGATGGCCGAGAATTTTATTGCCGAAATTCCCGAGATTGGACGGAAACGTTTTCGGGAAGATGTAGACAGTGTTACCATCACCAATCCGGCGGAAATTCGTCCCGCTGCGGAGGCGGTTAACAAAATCGCGCAATCCTATGGATTCCGGATTGCGGTTTCGGCGGATATTTCGTCCAAGGCGCATCTCGTCGATGCGGACGGCAATCTGATCAACAAGGATGTGTTCGGCTGGGTCGCCGAAGGCGAGCGCTGGTGGGAAGACACCCGTCTTGCGCTCAGCTCTCCCCTGCCCCGGGCCTGCCGATACGAAAGCGAGCCGATCTGGTGCAACGCCGAGGGCTTTCACGGACATTGGCCGAACGAATATCTCGACAAGATCGATCTCAAGGATTTCTACGCCCAGTCCCAGACTTCGAAATCGCACATCCTCATTCCCGTACATCTGCCGTTCGGGCAGATCGCTGCGGTCAGCTTCTCAACGCTTGAACATGGTATCACCGATCTCACCGAAGCCTATCGGCTCTATTCCGACTTTTTCGGCATCGTGACCGGCCGGTTCGTCACCGGCTATGTCCTCGCCATGCGCGAGAAACACCGCATGCCGGCCAATTGCATCCTGTCGAAGCGCGAAGCCGAATGCCTGCACTGGGCCGCGATCGGCAAGACCGACAAGGAAATCAGCATGATCCTGTCGCTCAGCCACGCGACGATCCGTTATCACGTGAACCGGGCCGGGCAGAAGCTGAACAGTGTCAATCGCGGACAGACGATATTCAAGGCCGGCCAGCTGGGCTATCTCGGCGCGACAGACTAGGGTCTATTTCCGCAATATCGCGAAGACCGCGGTCATCGTCATCAGCACCGCTTCGCCGCACACAATCTGGCCGCTGCAATAGGCGGTGCGCTTGCTGATCCTGTCTATCCGGGCATAGGCCTCTACCCAGTCACCGAGCTTTGCTCCGGCCAGATAATTTGTGTTGAGGTTCATCGTTGCCACCGGCAGCGCAGGCTTTTCGGCGCGGTGTACCTGATAGCTGAGCGCAACATCCGCCAACGTACCCAGCACACCGCCGTGAGCAACCTTGATATGATTGATATGCCCCTCGTTGATCCGGGTCGCGACAATGATGCCACCCTCACCCTGGCGCTCATAATATGGCCCGGCCATGTCAAGAAACGGGCTGGAAAATTTCGCTCGTTCAAAACCGGCCGGGATATTATCGGCAGAGAGACTATCCAAAGTCAGGCAGCCGCTCTTTTCGGGCTTTTCGGAGGCTCGTCGGAATTCAGCCACAGGTTCAGCGTTTCGTGGAAGTGGCGGAGTTTGGATTCCTGATATTGCGCAAATAGGGAAACGCCGTCGGGCTGGCTTTTCACGCCCTTTTGCATCGCCTTGTGATTGAGATAGTCCTGATTGAAAATCTTGTTCAGATAGCTGCCGAATTCCGTCGCCTGGGTATAGTCGTCATGTAGGTCCAGGAAGGTGCATTTCGCCGGCTCGGGGCGCTCCGCGCCTTCGGGCAGGGCGACCATGAACATGACTTCATGCAGCGATTGCTCGGGATTGTCGCCATCCGGGCGGAACCGGTAGAAGATGGGATTGAAATCGGCCCAGGGGCTGATGTTAGGGAAGACGCTGTAGAAAATGGCGTCAACCAGATCGGCATCGCTGATGTCGTCGACCATATCACCCCAGGTCGGGCGCATTTCCTCGCGCCGCGCCTGCGCCGCCTCATCCCGCAAGGCATGGGCAGAAACATCGCTATAGACCATCGGCATATCTTCTTCCGCGGCCGCAATCTTGCCGCCGATCCAGTTGCACATATGCGGATCGGCCGATGTCACATCGCCCTCGATATAATTGGCGTTCATGTCGAAGATGCCGCTCTTGCCATTGGGCAGGGTCACTTTGACCCGGTCCTCTTCCAGCCGCTCGAACTTGTGCTTGCTGATCGGGTGGATGAAGCTCTGGAATGCTTTTGCATCCGGAAAGGCGGTCGGATCGGGATTGACCAGATCGGTATGCGGGCTCGGCTGGCCGTGAGCAGACATGGCCCGGGAAAAATTATGCCAGACATCATATTTGCTGTTCGCGTCGGCGAAGGCCGGCATCAGTTCGGGATGGGTGCCGACCACATGATAGGATTCCATGAAGGCTTCCTGCGCGATCTTCCAGTTGCACGGCAACCGCTTGATCATGTGGGCCGCCTTGTAGCGCCGCTCGAACGGAATCTGGAAATGGCGATCGATATCGCCGAGGAAATCCTCCAGCGGCTCGCAATTCGGGTCCGGATTGATGAATACAAAACCGCCCCATTCACCGACACTGACTTCCTTCAGACTGTGCGTTTCTTCGCTGACCGACGGAAAATCCCACTGGCACGGCACTTCCTTGAGCTTGCCATTGAGCTCCCATGACCAGCCATGGAACGGGCAGCGCAGCGCCTTCTGGCCTTTTTTGTGATTGTCGCAGATCGCCCGGCCGCGATGCATGCAGCTGTTCGGAAAGGCCTTGATCTCGTCTTCGGAGACCCGGACCACCAAAAAGGAGAGCTCGGCAATATCGTAGACAAAGGTGTCACCGACATTCTTGATTTCATCCTTGTGGCAAGCCATCTGCCAGACGCGTTTCCAGAGCTTCTCGACTTCGCGGTCATGCTCTTCCTTGGACCAGTAGCGGCTGACCTCGACGGTGGTGACGCCCGGCTCCATGGGAGATTCTTCGAGGAACACAGCGGGAGGCGCAACTTTGTCGCCTTCCAGCAATTCGGTATAGGAAATGCCGTTCGACCGATTATGTCCGGTTAAAGTCTCAACCATCATCTTCTCCTGAAAACTAAACGTCTTTGTTTCGATCAAAATAACCTAAAGAGGCCGCTCGGCCACTAGTGAATCTGGCAGCATCGCCTGTTGTTTTTGAGAGGATAGCCCTCGGCGATTACCTGTGTATCTTTACATCATATAGAGACGGAAGCGAATCCGCCCCGAAGGAGAAATCTCACGTGAAGCTTTATTCAAGCCTTGGTCCCAATCCCCGATTCATTCGCATGTTCATCCTCGAAAAGGGGCTTGATGTCGAACGCGTCCATATCGACATTCTGACAGCGGAAAACCGACAACCGGAATTCGCGGACAAGAATATCCTGGGCACAACGCCGGTGCTCGAACTCGACAATGGCTTCATGCTGAGCGAGATCATGGCGATCGCCGAATATCTGGAAGAAACCCATCCCGAACCCGCGCTGATCGGATCAACGCCGCAGGAGCGCGCCGAAGTGCGGATGTGGACCCGCCGGATCGATCTTGAAATCGCCGTTCCGATGACCCTCGGCTTCCGTGGCGGTGCCGGACGGCCGATGTTCGAACCGCGGATGGATGTCGTCGGCGCGGAAGGCGCGGCCGACCTGTCGCGTATGGCCGACAATAAATGGAAATGGCTCGACGGCCAGCTCGAGGGCAGAGACTATATCTGCCAGGACAAGTTCACCATGGCCGACCTCATCGCCTATTGCTTCATCCAGTTCGGCTATACCGTCGGCTGGGCGCTGCCAGAAGGAACGGACAATCTGGCGAAATTTGTCGACCGGATCGGCGAGCGCCCCTCCTCGACAGTCTGGCAGGACAGCGAATGAGCGAGAAACCAGCCTCTCTCGCCAAGCTCGGCACGATCATGCAGATCAGCTATGTGCCGGACGATTATGATGCGGCGCTCGATTACTGGACCCAGAAAATGGGCGCCGGCCCGTTTTTCCACACCGAGAAAGTCGAGGTGGAAAATGTCAAATATCGCGGCGAGCCGTCCGATATCCAGTTCTCCATGGCGATCGGCTATTGGGGTGATGTTCAGGTTGAGCTGATCCGCCCCAATAATGATGCGCCCTCCATGTTCAAGGACTGGCGCGAGAAAGGGCTTCAGGGCGTCCAGCATCTGTGTCTGGTGGTTGACGATCTCGACCATGCCCGCGCGCTGACCGAAGAGGCCGGCGGCGAGGTCATTCAGGAAGTCAGCTTACCCGGCGGTGTCGGCGGCGCTTTCTACGCTGACTATGGCGGCGGCCCCGGTACGATTATCGAATATCTGCAGATCCCGCAGGCCGGCCTCGACGGCTTTGCTGCGATGCGCCAGATGCATCTCGACTGGGATGGCCAGACAAACCCCGTGATAGGAAAAGAATAGATGAGCGAAGCGCCCGAACGCCGCCCCGACCAGAAACCGATCCAGTGCGTGCTGGTCGCTGCCGGCAAATATCATGATATTGATTACGCCCGTCTCGAGGTGATGAAACTGCTCGCCGAGGATGACCGCATCCGGGTGCGGGTGTTCGAGGATTATGAAAATCTCGAAGCGATCCAGAACGCAGATTTTCTGGTCAGCTATACCTGCGACCTGCAGCCCAGCGAGGCAGCCCAAAAGAATATTCAGGATTTCGTCAACGGCGGTGGCCGCTATTTTGCTCTGCACGGCACCAACGCGGTGCTGAAATTTCTGGACAATGGCCTGGTCGACGCGCCGGACGAAATGCCGGTCTTTGCCGACACGCTCGGTACCCGCTTCCTGTCGCACCCACCGATTATTCCGTTCACCGTCGACAATGCCCAGCCCGATCATCCATTGGTCAAGGGTATCCCGAGCTTTGAAACCGTCGACGAGCAATATCTGGTCGAGACCCGCGCCGAACTCGATGTGTTGCTCGACACCGAATATAATGGCACCGACGACATCAGCGGCTTCGTCCACAGCGATATCAAGAAAAGCCGCCACCCGGTCTTCTATATCCGCCGGATGGGCGAAGGCGCCGTGCTCTATCTGACCATGGGTCACTGCCGCGGCCATTATGATATGGAGCCGGTCCTCGACTGGTGGCCGGAAGTGGACCGTTCCGGCTGGCAGCAGCCGATCATCTATGATCTGCTCCGCCGCGGCATCGGCTGGAGCTGCGAACCGGCCATAGCAAAATTCTAACCCCGATTTCACGAAACACAAAGGAGAAGACAATGGATTTAGGACTCAAGGGCAAGAAAGTCATTCTCACCGGCGGAAGCCGTGGCCTCGGGCGCGCTGCGCTGGAACATTTTGCAGCAGAAGGCGCTGATGTCGCCTTCTTCTCGCGCAATGCCGAACAGGTAGCGGCGGCGAAAAAGGAACTGGAAGCCCATGGCGGCAAGGTGTTCGCTGATGCGCTCGATATGACCGATCTCGACGGCTATGCCAAATGGCTGGAAAAAGCCGCAGGCGATCTCGGCGGCTGCGATATTTTCATCCACAATGTCAGCTCCTCCGGTGCCGGCGCGACCGGTGACTGGGAAGTCACCTTCAACACCGACATCCTCGGCGCGGTCAAGGCAATGGAGGTTCTCGAACCCCATCTGGAAAAATCGGACGACGGCAGCGTGATCTTCATGTCTTCTACCGCAGCCTTCGAAACCTTCGTCGCGCCACAGGCCTTCAACGCGATGAAAGCCGCGCTGATCACCTATGGCAGCCAGCTCAGCCAGGCGCTCGGCCCCAAGGGTATCCGCGTCAACATGGTCTCCCCCGGTCCGATCAAATTCCCGGGCGGCAACTGGTCCCAGATCGAAAAGGGCATGCCGGAATTTTACGAAGGCACGAAAGCCGGCTTTGCTCTCGGTGATTTCGGCACCGCCGATGACGTCGCCCGCGGCGTCGTCTTCCTCGCCAGCCCGGCGTCCAGCTACACCACAGGCGCGCATCTGGTCATCGACGGCGGCTTTACCAAACGCGTACAATTCTAAATTGAAAAGCTTCCCCTTCCTGATGGAGGGGGAAGCTTGATCTTCCCTTTACGGGTTTCCGTATCACCACCGAGGGCGTAAGCCCGATTTACGGTCGCTTCCGCTGATCAGGCTACCTCGCCAAAACCATCATTGTGATCACTCACCCAATGATTTTATGATGCAAGCGATCCAAAGCGCATTATAGCGCGCGTCATGTCGTCCCCGCTATCAAAGATCACCCGAACATCGGCGCTTTGGAAAGCCGTGCCCTATCTCGCTTTATTTGGCGGGATGGTGTCCCTGGCGGTTGGGACCTCCTTTGCGAAACAGCTGTTTCCGGTGATTGGCGCGGAGGGAACCGCCGCGCTGCGGGTCAGCCTGTCGGCGCTGATATTGCTCTGCATCTGGCGCCCCTGGCGTTTCAGGCTGAACCGGGCCGATGCAGTGCGTGTGCTCTTATACGGGCTCGTGCTGGGGCTTATGAACCTTACATTCTATCTGTCGCTACGGACCATTCCGCTGGGACCGGCCATCGCGATCGAATTTACCGGACCATTGGCTCTGGCGTTAATTCATGCGCGGCGCTGGATCCATTTTCTCTGGGTAGGCTGTGCAGTGGCAGGCCTGGGACTTCTGCTCCCTCTCCGCGGCGGCATATATGCGTTAGATCCCGTAGGCATTGCTTTCGCAGCCGCAGCGGGTCTGTTCTGGGCTCTATATATCATTTTCGGAAAAAGCCTGTCGCACATGCACGCAGGACAGTCCGTGGCACTGGGAATGAGCACCGCTGCTATCGTCATCCTGCCCTTCGGCGTCATGAGCGCCGGAACGGCCTTGCTGTTGCCCTCCGTCCTGTTTTTGGGCCTGGGTGTTGCCCTGCTATCCAGCGCCTTGCCTTATTCCCTCGAGATGATTGCCCTGCGCCATATCCCGGAGCGGACGTTTGGCGTCATGCTATCTGCGGAACCGGCCATAGGTGCGGTCGCAGGCATGGTCATCCTCCATGAGCAACTCAGCGGCCTGCAATGGTTCGCCATCGGCTGTATAGTCATAGCCTCTATCGGCGCGCTCCTGACGACAGAATCAGACAATCCGATCGCCACTCCCGGTGCACCGGCATAGATGGGCGATTGCACCGGCAAGCAAATCTAGCGATCCGCTAAAACCGACATTTCAGTCGGCTCACATATGAGCGAGCGCGAAATCGAGAGCTGCGCAAACGGCAGTCACTTGCGCGTTGTTGCATTCCCGGGGCGTCGCCCGCTCGCTGTCCGGATAGACTTCGGTTGTCGTCTTGAACCGGGCATCCGTGATGGCGCCGCACATCGCATATTGGGCTTGCGGATATTCGATCACACCGTGCGCGACTACGGGCGAGCCTATAATCATATTATTCTCATCCGGCGGAGCGATATGGGTTACCCGTTCGACCGCCGAAATGATGGACTGCTGGAAGGCAGGTTGCGGGCTCTCGCTATCGTCAACCAGATAGAATCCGTCCGGCACGGTATCAGGCACATAGTTTTTCCCGTCTCGTGCCGCCAGCGCGGGACGAAACTCGGTCTCGTCGCTGTCGGTTGTTTCATGCAGGTCGATATGCAGAAGGAACGGCCCGGGCTGCGCAGCCACCAATGCCATCAGCGCGGCACACTCAGCCGCTTCGCTGCCTGTCTTGAAGTTGCGATTGGGATCCAGCGCGTTGTAATTCCAACGGTTTACGCGCTCGTAGGCCCAGGGGCTCACGCAAGGTGCTACCAGAAGATTGCATTTCCCCGCATAATTGGCTGCGTACTTTTCCAGAAATTCAAGCGCGCCCATGATTCCGCTCGTTTCATATCCGTGGACTCCGCCAGTTACCAGCGCTGTGGGCAGAGCCGGATCGTGAGGACCGTTGCGAAGAGCGAAGAGCGAATAAATATCGTCAGCGTAATCGAGTTGACCATAGGAGATAATTTCAAATTGGTCAGCCAGAGCCTCGATCCGCGGCACCACATCCTCGGCGTAGCGGCGCCGGGTGGATTGACCGGCCCGCCATTGCTTCCGCTCCTCATCTCCCCATGGCTGGCCCGAAGTTCCGATCGGATAAAAAGGGGTGCCGTTCATTCTGGTCTCACTGGCTAGGTTCGCAAATCACGACTTGCGAGTTGCGCTGCCAATTCTAGACGAATTTCGACTTAGTGCCAGAGTTGCTGTCCGCTTTCAGAATAATACAGCCCCCGAAAACACGCGGTTCATCTCTCCATCACTTCCCTTTGCTGGTAAAAGCTCCAATCCTCTGATGCATATCGGGACCATGGCCTTCGCTCTCCATCACTTCCCACTGCAGCCCTGCATCAAGCGGACCGCCATCGGTTGCTTCGAGCAGGCGCTTGTTGGCAGCGTGAGAGAAACCGGAATTGGCGACAATCTTGCCGGCAAGCGCCGCAATCTCGGCGTCAAATTGCGCGAGCGGCACCGCATATTCGGCAAGACCAATGCGCACCGCTTCCTCGGCATTGATCATGTCGGCGGTAAACATCAGCCGTTTGGCGGTGGCAACGCCCACTCGCCGCGGCAACCGCTGGCTCATCCCCCACACCGGGGTCAGCGCCCATTTTGCATGGGTGTCGCCAAAGCGCGCGCTATCCGCTGCGAGAATGAAATCCGCTGCCAAAGCCACTTCCAGAGCCCCGGTGTAGCAATGGCCGTGCACCGCCGCGATCACCGGCTTGGGCAGTTTTTCAAGCATCCGCAAGGTTTCGGAATGCCAGCCGGCCGACGGCACCGCTTCGCCCGCGGCAATATCGCCGAGATCATGCCCGGCGGAAAAACATTTGCCCGCACCGCGGAGCACGACGCAACCGATGCTGTCATCTTTACGCAGATTCTCGACATGGCCGCGCAGCTCCCGGAACATCGCCACGGTCAAAGCATTGAGCTTGTCGGGGCGATTGAGCGTCAACAGCGCCCAGCCATCCTGATCTTCACGCAGTACGAGATTCGTCATGGATTCACTCCCTTTGTCGGACTCCGTTCGTGCTGAGCTTGTCGAAGCACCTCTCGACGAGAAGTGCCCTTCGACAGACTCAGGGCGAACGGTTTACTGGTCCCCGCCTGCTCGATCGGTCAGTTGACCGCCCGATCCTTGCCTTCCCAATAAGGCGCCCGCAGATCCTTGCGCAAGATCTTGCCCGAGGGATTGCGCGGCAGGGCGTCGATGAAATCGATCGACTTGGGACATTTATAGCCAGCGATCCGGTTTCGCGCATC comes from Sphingorhabdus sp. YGSMI21 and encodes:
- a CDS encoding thiamine pyrophosphate-dependent dehydrogenase E1 component subunit alpha, translated to MANSDMADKDVLIDIFTRADLIMQSDIKFRQMIGAGQLQIVYYPVRGQEVVSSAMMAAVNKEDYLVTIYRGLHDQLAKGIPSKDLWAEFAGKMAGTCKGKGGPMHITHPETGVMVTTGIVGSGIPIANGLALASQLDKDGKVTVCCFGDGATNIGAFHEGLNMAQIWKLPVIFLCQNNLYSEHTPMAFATSSDSIKQRGEGLGMRSVQVNGNDASAMYAAAKEAVEYARAGHGPTLIEAMTFRFHGHLLGDTSHYIPKEEMEQAKKDDPMPILRQQLLDLQISEADIAAIEAKNAAIIEEASQFALDTPYPPGDEYRIDVLDVEIAA
- a CDS encoding alpha-ketoacid dehydrogenase subunit beta, giving the protein MSEKPKDIMFAQACNMAMAKAMEDDPKVILMGEDIADEQGGGVFKVTLGLSERFGTDRVRSTPISEQAIVGAAVGSAMVGYKPVAEIMLMNFITVAMDQIVNHAAKLRFMSGGQTTVPLTIRTTTGAGTGLGGQHSDMLEAWLAHVPGLKVVAASNPADAYGLLYSSIMDPNPVIFIENTPGYFVKGPAPAPDHVVPLGKASVPREGTDITLIGYGSSISRCHAAAEKLADDGISCEIVDLRTIAPFDEETVLESVAKTKAAVVVHEAVRNFGVGAEISSRIHEELFSELKAPVGRVGSGYAPVPFSPAIEKAWMFSQDDIEREVHKILG
- a CDS encoding biotin/lipoyl-containing protein, whose amino-acid sequence is MATEIRIPKLGFSMESGILAEWLVEDGADVTAGQEIYALENEKSTQEVESPASGKLKIIIQADGEEYPVGELIGTIE
- a CDS encoding helix-turn-helix transcriptional regulator; its protein translation is MAENFIAEIPEIGRKRFREDVDSVTITNPAEIRPAAEAVNKIAQSYGFRIAVSADISSKAHLVDADGNLINKDVFGWVAEGERWWEDTRLALSSPLPRACRYESEPIWCNAEGFHGHWPNEYLDKIDLKDFYAQSQTSKSHILIPVHLPFGQIAAVSFSTLEHGITDLTEAYRLYSDFFGIVTGRFVTGYVLAMREKHRMPANCILSKREAECLHWAAIGKTDKEISMILSLSHATIRYHVNRAGQKLNSVNRGQTIFKAGQLGYLGATD
- a CDS encoding PaaI family thioesterase; translation: MDSLSADNIPAGFERAKFSSPFLDMAGPYYERQGEGGIIVATRINEGHINHIKVAHGGVLGTLADVALSYQVHRAEKPALPVATMNLNTNYLAGAKLGDWVEAYARIDRISKRTAYCSGQIVCGEAVLMTMTAVFAILRK
- a CDS encoding aromatic ring-hydroxylating dioxygenase subunit alpha; this translates as MMVETLTGHNRSNGISYTELLEGDKVAPPAVFLEESPMEPGVTTVEVSRYWSKEEHDREVEKLWKRVWQMACHKDEIKNVGDTFVYDIAELSFLVVRVSEDEIKAFPNSCMHRGRAICDNHKKGQKALRCPFHGWSWELNGKLKEVPCQWDFPSVSEETHSLKEVSVGEWGGFVFINPDPNCEPLEDFLGDIDRHFQIPFERRYKAAHMIKRLPCNWKIAQEAFMESYHVVGTHPELMPAFADANSKYDVWHNFSRAMSAHGQPSPHTDLVNPDPTAFPDAKAFQSFIHPISKHKFERLEEDRVKVTLPNGKSGIFDMNANYIEGDVTSADPHMCNWIGGKIAAAEEDMPMVYSDVSAHALRDEAAQARREEMRPTWGDMVDDISDADLVDAIFYSVFPNISPWADFNPIFYRFRPDGDNPEQSLHEVMFMVALPEGAERPEPAKCTFLDLHDDYTQATEFGSYLNKIFNQDYLNHKAMQKGVKSQPDGVSLFAQYQESKLRHFHETLNLWLNSDEPPKSPKRAAA
- a CDS encoding glutathione S-transferase family protein, producing MKLYSSLGPNPRFIRMFILEKGLDVERVHIDILTAENRQPEFADKNILGTTPVLELDNGFMLSEIMAIAEYLEETHPEPALIGSTPQERAEVRMWTRRIDLEIAVPMTLGFRGGAGRPMFEPRMDVVGAEGAADLSRMADNKWKWLDGQLEGRDYICQDKFTMADLIAYCFIQFGYTVGWALPEGTDNLAKFVDRIGERPSSTVWQDSE
- a CDS encoding VOC family protein gives rise to the protein MSEKPASLAKLGTIMQISYVPDDYDAALDYWTQKMGAGPFFHTEKVEVENVKYRGEPSDIQFSMAIGYWGDVQVELIRPNNDAPSMFKDWREKGLQGVQHLCLVVDDLDHARALTEEAGGEVIQEVSLPGGVGGAFYADYGGGPGTIIEYLQIPQAGLDGFAAMRQMHLDWDGQTNPVIGKE
- a CDS encoding ThuA domain-containing protein, which gives rise to MSEAPERRPDQKPIQCVLVAAGKYHDIDYARLEVMKLLAEDDRIRVRVFEDYENLEAIQNADFLVSYTCDLQPSEAAQKNIQDFVNGGGRYFALHGTNAVLKFLDNGLVDAPDEMPVFADTLGTRFLSHPPIIPFTVDNAQPDHPLVKGIPSFETVDEQYLVETRAELDVLLDTEYNGTDDISGFVHSDIKKSRHPVFYIRRMGEGAVLYLTMGHCRGHYDMEPVLDWWPEVDRSGWQQPIIYDLLRRGIGWSCEPAIAKF
- a CDS encoding SDR family oxidoreductase — encoded protein: MDLGLKGKKVILTGGSRGLGRAALEHFAAEGADVAFFSRNAEQVAAAKKELEAHGGKVFADALDMTDLDGYAKWLEKAAGDLGGCDIFIHNVSSSGAGATGDWEVTFNTDILGAVKAMEVLEPHLEKSDDGSVIFMSSTAAFETFVAPQAFNAMKAALITYGSQLSQALGPKGIRVNMVSPGPIKFPGGNWSQIEKGMPEFYEGTKAGFALGDFGTADDVARGVVFLASPASSYTTGAHLVIDGGFTKRVQF
- a CDS encoding DMT family transporter, with translation MSSPLSKITRTSALWKAVPYLALFGGMVSLAVGTSFAKQLFPVIGAEGTAALRVSLSALILLCIWRPWRFRLNRADAVRVLLYGLVLGLMNLTFYLSLRTIPLGPAIAIEFTGPLALALIHARRWIHFLWVGCAVAGLGLLLPLRGGIYALDPVGIAFAAAAGLFWALYIIFGKSLSHMHAGQSVALGMSTAAIVILPFGVMSAGTALLLPSVLFLGLGVALLSSALPYSLEMIALRHIPERTFGVMLSAEPAIGAVAGMVILHEQLSGLQWFAIGCIVIASIGALLTTESDNPIATPGAPA
- a CDS encoding M14 family metallocarboxypeptidase, encoding MNGTPFYPIGTSGQPWGDEERKQWRAGQSTRRRYAEDVVPRIEALADQFEIISYGQLDYADDIYSLFALRNGPHDPALPTALVTGGVHGYETSGIMGALEFLEKYAANYAGKCNLLVAPCVSPWAYERVNRWNYNALDPNRNFKTGSEAAECAALMALVAAQPGPFLLHIDLHETTDSDETEFRPALAARDGKNYVPDTVPDGFYLVDDSESPQPAFQQSIISAVERVTHIAPPDENNMIIGSPVVAHGVIEYPQAQYAMCGAITDARFKTTTEVYPDSERATPRECNNAQVTAVCAALDFALAHM